From a region of the Melospiza georgiana isolate bMelGeo1 chromosome 23, bMelGeo1.pri, whole genome shotgun sequence genome:
- the LOC131092996 gene encoding LOW QUALITY PROTEIN: Fc receptor-like protein 6 (The sequence of the model RefSeq protein was modified relative to this genomic sequence to represent the inferred CDS: substituted 1 base at 1 genomic stop codon), which yields MGVPGMGSGWSRHPGEGWPQQRVTASAHGWGHRDGREAQTLSLTGAHTTQLLVEPPWRPAVLWDRVTLTCQGSGTAGATIWYKDGQRWGQERRDHFTVTEIGTYTCERPGTGLSSPVRVSDAQLELRVSARELLEGDTVTLRCQHWRDYPVTKVRYFHGVKEVEGSRSGTELLLSLLQLHHSGNYSCRGLVDSEMSSWAQSSPVTVTVHELFSVPVLEGPLEPIVGSPLTLSCLSTPSPLRPRAFLLHVFYRDGQVVGGPQGSPQLLVPAVGVSHSGNYSCQVHSEGGAVXKSSAWIHITVRMPVANATITPGHLSHQIHAGDNVTLHCSVQVGSAPVTFTWLHNGQDVAWGPLLELRDIDVGHSGTYQCVATNQLGQDGHRVFQAFSPELALEVTPGSPWVIGGFTQVAAGVGGALLFLLLLVAAIVTWHRRHRVGGAPPDPLAPPEEGEVLYTHVVVTKRAGASPRATTLQDPQVTYAELRGPQGRPLEPGDIYGNVL from the exons AtgggggtgccagggatgggcagtggcTGG AGCCGCCACCCAGGGGAGGGGTGGCCACAGCAGCgagtgacagccagtgcacatggctggggacaccgggatggccgggaag cccagaccctcaGCCTCACTG gtgcccacaccacccagctcctggtggagccCCCCTGGAGGCCAGCAGTGCTCTGGGACCgggtgacactgacctgccagggctcagggacTGCTGGTGCCACCATCTGGTACAAGGATGGGCAGCGGTGGGGGCAGGAAAGGCGCGATCACTTCACTGTCACTGAGATTGGCACCTACACGTGTGAAAGACCCGGCACCGGGCTCAGTTCTCCCGTGAGAGTCTCAGACG CCCAGTTAGAGTTGCGGGTGTCAGCacgggagctgctggagggggacacggtgacactgCGCTGCCAGCACTGGCGGGACTATCCTGTCACCAAGGTGCGATACTTCCATGGAGTCAAGGAGGTGGAGGGGTCCCGTAGTGGGACCGAGCTGTTGTTGTCCCTtctgcagctgcaccacagTGGAAACTACAGCTGCAGGGGCTTGGTGGATTCCGAAATGTCATCGTGGGCACAGTCATCgccagtgacagtgacagtgcacG AGCTCTTCTCAGTGCCGGTGCTGGAGGGTCCCCTCGAGCCCATTGTGGGGTCCcccctgactctcagctgcctcagcacccccagccccctgagGCCCCGAGCCTTCCTCCTGCACGTGTTCTACCGGGACGGGCAGGTGGTGGGGGGCCCTCAGGggtccccacagctgctggtgcccGCTGTGGGGGTCTCCCACTCGGGGAATTACAGCTGCCAGGTGCATTCCGAGGGTGGGGCCGTGTGAAAGAGCAGCGCCTGGATCCACATCACGGTGCGCA TGCCTGtggccaatgccaccatcacccccGGTCACCTGTCACACCAGATACATGCAGGTGACAACGTGACCCTGCACTGCTCggtgcaggtgggctcagcccctgtcaccttcacctggctgcacaaCGGGCAGGATGTGGCCTGgggtcccctcctggagctcagggacatcGATGTGGGACATTCAGGCACCTACCAGTGCGTGGCCAccaaccagctgggacaggacggGCACCGCGTGTTCCAGGCCttcagccctgagctggccctggaggtgacacctgGCTCACCCTGGGTCATAGGTGGGTTCACACAGG tggctgcaggggtCGGTGGGGCCcttttgttcctgctcctgctcgtGGCTGCCATTGTGACCTGGCACCGGAGGCACCGTGTGGGTGG TGCTCCCCCGGATCCCCTGGCCCCCCCAGAGGAGGGGGAGGTGCTGTACACCCACGTCGTGGTCACCAAGAGGGCAGGGG CGTCCCCCCGTGCCACCACCCTACAGGATCCCCAGGTGACCTACGCGGAGCTGCGGGGACCCCAGGGGCGACCGCTGGAACCTGGTGACATCTACGGGAATGTGCTCTGA
- the LOC131092995 gene encoding LOW QUALITY PROTEIN: Fc receptor-like protein 3 (The sequence of the model RefSeq protein was modified relative to this genomic sequence to represent the inferred CDS: inserted 2 bases in 1 codon) — protein sequence ERWPQQRVTASAHGWGHRDGREAQTLGLAGAQTTQLLVEPPWRPAVLWDRVTLTCQGSGNTGVTTWYKDGQRWRQERHNRLTVTEKRNYTCERPGTGLSPPVTVSDAQLVLQVPAQALLEGDTVTLRCRGWRNNPVSSVSFYHEEKKLQELRDGTELSLSPLQLQHSGRYICRGWVKSTVSRGWEKSESVTVTVHELFMAPVLEVNSEPTNGSPLTLSCLSTPSPLRPRAPLLHVFYRDGQVLGGPQRSPQLLFPAVGVSHSGNYSCEVRSEGGTVRKSSAGLHVIVHRVPLSGVSLSAQPXVLSCTVATGTGHLSISWCPGGLGGTAWHWPCLELHHTGDNGSGHCQCGDSMAESVPLNVTVLLPVANVTITLSPLSLQVHAGDPMTLRCSVQVGAAPVTFTWLHNGQAVAQGPLLELGAVDVGHSGTYQCMATNQLDGHQAHSPELALEVTEHTPLAAGVGGALLFLLLLVGFIVAWHRWHHVDARNHQERAHPDPLAPSVEDPQATYMELQRQLWEPSNIYDNLHQKL from the exons gagcggtggccacagcagcgagtgacagccagtgcacatggctggggacaccgggatggccgggaag cccagaccctcGGCCTCGCTG GTGCCCagaccacccagctcctggtggagccCCCCTGGAGGCCGGCGGTGCTGTGGGACCgggtgacactgacctgccagggctcggggaaCACTGGTGTCACCACCTGGTACAAGGACGGGCAGCGCTGGAGACAGGAGAGACACAACCGCCTCACTGTCACTGAGAAACGCAACTACACGTGTGAGAGACCCGGCactgggctcagccctcctgtgACAGTCTCAGATG CCCAattggtgctgcaggtgccagcacaggcactgctggagggggacacggtgacactgCGCTGCCGGGGCTGGCGAAACAACCCGGTCAGCTCAGTGTCCTTCTACCACGAGGAGAAGAAACTGCAGGAGCTCCGCGATGGgactgagctgtccctgtcccctctgcagctgcaacaCAGCGGCCGCTACatctgcaggggctgggtgaAATCCACGGTATCACGAGGATGGGAGAAGTCAGAatcagtgacagtgacagtgcatg agcTTTTTATGGCGCCGGTGCTGGAAGTTAACTCTGAGCCCACCAATGGTTCCcccctgactctcagctgcctcagcacccccagccccctgcggccccgagcccccctCCTGCACGTGTTCTACCGGGACGGGCAGGTGTTGGGGGGCCCACAGAGGTCCCCGCAGCTGCTGTTTCCCGCTGTGGGGGTCTCCCACTCGGGGAATTACAGCTGCGAGGTGCGCTCCGAGGGGGGGACCGTGCGGAAGAGCAGCGCCGGGCTCCATGTCATTGTGCACA GGGTTCCACTCTCGGGGGTGTCCCTGTCAGCGCAGCC TGTGCTGAGCTGCACGGTGGCCACAGGGACAGGTCACCTGTCCATTTCCTGGTGCCCGGGAGGGCTCGGGGGCACCGCTTGGCActggccctgcctggagctgcaccACACTGGGGACAATGGCAGCGGCCACTGCCAGTGCGGGGACAGCATGGCTGAGAGTGTCCCCCTGAATGTCACTGTCCTTT tgcccgtGGCCAATGTCACCATCACCCTCAGTCCCCTGTCACTTCAAGTGCATGCAGGTGACCCCATGACCCTGCGCTGCTCGGTGCAGGTGGGCGcagcccctgtcaccttcacctggctgcacaaCGGGCAGGCGGTGGCCCAgggtcccctcctggagctTGGAGCTGTTGATGTGGGACATTCGGGCACCTACCAGTGCATGGCCACCAACCAGCTGGATGGGCACCAGGcgcacagcccagagctggccctggaggTGACAGAACACACACCCT TGGCCGCAGGGGTCGGTGGGGCCcttttgttcctgctcctgctcgtAGGTTTCATTGTGGCCTGGCACCGGTGGCACCATGTGG ATGCCAGGAATCACCAGGAAAG GGCCCACCCAGACCCCCTGGCACCCTCGGTGGAGGATCCTCAGGCGACGTACATGGAGCTGCAAAGGCAACTGTGGGAACCCAGTAACATCTATGACAATCTACACCAAAAGTTGTGA